One window of Novosphingobium sp. P6W genomic DNA carries:
- a CDS encoding carbon-nitrogen hydrolase family protein: MTRAALLQMTTGIDPQANAATIAGAVAEARAGGAAMLFTPEMSGLLDRKRERGKLSIRSEADDVVLAAVRAAAQREGMWVHIGSLAIEREDGKWANRAFVIDDKGDVRARYDKMHMFDVDLATGESWRESNAYTAGDEVVTVETPLGRLGLAICYDVRFPALFEALGRAGCDVIAVPAAFTVPTGKAHWHLLQRARAVEASAFVLSAAQVGVHEDGRETYGHSLVVDPWGEVLLDMGGADDGGSAGLAFVDLDPERIAAVRAQLPSLANRRAIPA; this comes from the coding sequence GTGACCCGCGCCGCGCTGCTGCAGATGACGACGGGTATCGACCCGCAGGCCAACGCTGCCACGATCGCCGGCGCGGTCGCGGAAGCGCGGGCGGGCGGGGCGGCGATGCTGTTCACGCCCGAGATGTCCGGCCTGCTCGACCGCAAGCGCGAGCGCGGGAAGCTGTCGATCCGCAGCGAGGCGGACGACGTGGTTCTTGCCGCCGTGCGGGCGGCGGCGCAACGCGAGGGCATGTGGGTCCACATCGGCTCGCTCGCCATCGAACGCGAGGACGGCAAGTGGGCCAACCGCGCCTTCGTGATCGACGACAAGGGCGACGTTCGCGCCCGCTACGACAAAATGCACATGTTCGACGTCGATCTTGCGACAGGCGAATCCTGGCGCGAATCAAACGCCTACACCGCTGGCGATGAAGTGGTGACGGTGGAGACCCCGCTCGGCCGCCTCGGCCTGGCGATCTGCTATGACGTGCGTTTCCCCGCGCTGTTCGAAGCGTTGGGCCGTGCCGGCTGCGATGTGATCGCGGTCCCCGCCGCCTTCACCGTGCCCACCGGAAAGGCGCACTGGCACCTCCTGCAGCGCGCCCGCGCCGTGGAGGCGAGCGCCTTTGTCCTCTCCGCTGCGCAGGTCGGCGTCCATGAGGATGGGCGCGAAACCTATGGTCACTCGCTGGTCGTCGATCCCTGGGGTGAAGTGTTGCTCGACATGGGCGGCGCGGATGACGGGGGAAGCGCGGGCCTCGCCTTCGTCGACCTCGATCCTGAACGGATCGCGGCGGTGCGGGCGCAGTTGCCCAGCCTTGCCAATCGCCGCGCTATCCCCGCATAG
- a CDS encoding oxidoreductase, translating into MGRIGVGIIGNGMATRVFHAPYIQACGDLELGAIVDRKAGAVSPVEGVRIVPDVDALLADHAIGLVVVATPSSTHTALARQVLEAGRHVVVEKPFTVALSEARDLAALAQERGLTLSVFHNRRWDTDFLAVRSAIDAGLIGRVVHFESHFDRFRPHVRERWREDGSAGSGIWYDLGPHLIDQALALFGRPDAVSADIAALREGSASPDFAHVVLRYPGKRVILHAGMCVAGGEPRFRVHGAGGSLIKQHLDPQEAQSVAGLRPGDAEWGVDNDPLVHHDGEGGMHSIPTPKGSQERFYAMMAQACLGSGPAPAGLDEIVAVQEVLEAALVSAAEGRAVSLLP; encoded by the coding sequence ATGGGCAGGATCGGCGTCGGCATCATCGGGAACGGGATGGCGACGCGGGTCTTCCATGCGCCTTACATCCAGGCTTGCGGTGATCTTGAACTGGGGGCCATCGTCGACCGAAAGGCTGGCGCGGTGTCGCCGGTTGAGGGCGTTCGGATCGTCCCGGATGTGGATGCCCTTCTGGCTGACCATGCGATAGGTCTCGTCGTCGTTGCCACCCCAAGCAGCACCCATACTGCCTTGGCCCGGCAGGTTCTGGAGGCGGGGCGGCATGTCGTCGTCGAAAAGCCTTTCACGGTTGCTCTCTCCGAAGCGCGCGACCTTGCCGCGCTGGCGCAGGAACGCGGGCTCACCCTCAGCGTCTTCCACAATCGCCGCTGGGATACCGATTTCCTCGCCGTGCGCTCCGCTATCGACGCGGGGCTGATCGGCCGGGTGGTCCATTTCGAATCGCACTTCGACCGTTTCAGGCCGCATGTGCGCGAGCGGTGGCGCGAGGATGGTAGTGCCGGCTCGGGCATCTGGTATGACCTCGGCCCGCACCTTATCGATCAGGCGCTCGCCCTGTTCGGCCGCCCCGATGCGGTAAGCGCGGATATTGCCGCGCTGCGCGAGGGCAGCGCTTCGCCGGATTTCGCGCATGTCGTCCTGCGCTATCCGGGCAAGCGTGTGATCCTGCATGCCGGCATGTGCGTGGCGGGTGGAGAGCCGCGCTTTCGTGTTCACGGCGCGGGCGGCAGTCTGATCAAGCAGCACCTCGATCCACAGGAAGCGCAGTCAGTGGCCGGTCTGCGCCCCGGCGACGCGGAATGGGGCGTGGATAACGACCCGCTTGTCCACCATGATGGCGAGGGCGGTATGCATTCGATCCCTACACCGAAAGGCTCGCAAGAACGCTTCTACGCGATGATGGCGCAGGCCTGCCTGGGCAGCGGCCCTGCGCCTGCGGGGCTGGATGAGATCGTCGCGGTACAGGAAGTGCTCGAAGCGGCGCTGGTCTCGGCCGCCGAGGGCCGCGCGGTTTCGCTGTTGCCCTGA
- the secG gene encoding preprotein translocase subunit SecG: protein MFLFLTVVQALVAALLVGVILVQKSEGGGLGVGGGSPSGLMSARGAANFLTRATSVLATLFVVLSIVLAAMAVNETSGRDIDTSLQRSTAPAAPAQPADPLGASANPGATPAAPQGAPTQSAPADPLSGAAKQ, encoded by the coding sequence ATGTTCCTTTTCCTGACCGTGGTCCAGGCCCTTGTCGCCGCTCTGCTTGTGGGCGTCATCCTGGTACAGAAGTCCGAAGGCGGCGGCCTCGGCGTTGGCGGCGGCAGTCCTTCGGGCCTGATGTCGGCGCGCGGCGCGGCAAACTTCCTCACCCGGGCTACCTCGGTTCTGGCGACCCTCTTCGTCGTCCTGAGCATCGTCCTTGCCGCCATGGCGGTGAATGAGACGAGCGGCCGTGACATCGATACTTCGCTCCAGCGCAGCACTGCGCCTGCGGCTCCGGCCCAGCCGGCAGACCCGCTGGGAGCTTCCGCGAATCCCGGTGCGACTCCGGCCGCGCCTCAGGGTGCTCCGACGCAGTCCGCGCCTGCCGATCCGCTTTCGGGTGCTGCCAAGCAGTAA
- a CDS encoding Hsp20 family protein — protein MNRIDFSPYRRTMVGFDRLFDMIENQGRAQAGDKYPPFNIERRAADAYRITLAIAGFKPADIDITAQANLLVVKGNKPDELAEGEYLHVGIAQRGFERRFELADYVRVDAAELADGLLVIDLVREVPEAMKPKKIAIGGNRLTVVETDTGEATTAAA, from the coding sequence ATGAACCGTATCGATTTTTCGCCCTACCGCCGCACCATGGTCGGTTTCGACCGCCTGTTCGACATGATCGAGAACCAGGGCCGCGCGCAGGCTGGCGACAAGTACCCCCCCTTCAATATCGAACGCCGAGCCGCGGATGCCTACCGCATCACGCTGGCCATCGCTGGCTTCAAGCCGGCGGACATCGACATCACGGCGCAGGCCAACCTTCTGGTGGTCAAAGGCAACAAGCCCGATGAACTCGCCGAGGGTGAATACCTGCACGTCGGCATCGCCCAGCGCGGGTTCGAGCGCCGCTTCGAACTGGCCGACTACGTGCGTGTGGACGCCGCCGAGCTTGCCGATGGCCTGTTGGTGATCGACCTTGTGCGCGAAGTCCCCGAAGCCATGAAGCCCAAGAAGATCGCCATCGGCGGCAACCGCCTGACCGTGGTGGAAACCGATACCGGCGAAGCTACTACTGCCGCAGCATAA
- a CDS encoding NrsF family protein, with protein sequence MVDHDTLIDTLCDEASPVRRVAPARYRALAWAPVALGAGYLATQFIHRSATDWAGPLAGIAAANIALSLTLGIAAFIAALSVSVAGGAARLNLLIGTSAATWLGLAMYSISISRHPRGELGHGSYCFTFVLAAGVPMILVALLALRRTRSLTPVRSLTLAGAGIAFLSFALLAFCHPIEMSAMDFMGHLAAGLLLGATTILLGRKSIAA encoded by the coding sequence ATGGTTGATCATGACACCCTGATCGATACCCTATGCGACGAAGCCTCGCCCGTCCGCCGCGTGGCTCCGGCGCGGTACCGGGCGCTTGCCTGGGCGCCGGTGGCGCTGGGCGCCGGTTATCTTGCGACCCAGTTCATACACCGTTCCGCCACCGACTGGGCCGGACCATTGGCGGGCATTGCGGCCGCCAATATCGCTCTTTCGCTCACGCTCGGTATTGCTGCCTTTATCGCCGCACTGTCCGTCAGCGTGGCGGGCGGCGCAGCACGGCTGAACCTGTTGATTGGAACAAGCGCGGCGACCTGGCTGGGCCTGGCGATGTACAGCATCAGCATTTCCCGGCATCCACGAGGCGAACTGGGGCATGGCAGCTACTGCTTCACTTTCGTGCTGGCGGCAGGGGTTCCGATGATCCTCGTCGCACTCCTCGCGCTACGTCGGACACGCTCTTTGACGCCCGTGCGCTCTCTGACCCTGGCCGGCGCCGGGATCGCGTTCCTGTCTTTTGCTCTCCTGGCCTTTTGCCACCCCATCGAGATGTCGGCGATGGATTTTATGGGGCACCTTGCCGCCGGTCTGCTGCTGGGCGCGACCACGATCCTGCTTGGCCGAAAATCGATCGCGGCCTGA
- a CDS encoding CTP synthase yields MARHIFITGGVVSSLGKGLMAASLAALLQARGYKVRIRKFDPYLNVDPGTMSPYQHGEVYVTDDGAETDLDLGHYERFTGVSARQADNITSGRIYQDIIAKERRGDYLGATVQVIPHVTDAIKDFALAETEDLDFVLCEIGGTVGDIEGLPFVEAMRQLRNEMGRELTCFVHVTLVPYIAAAGELKTKPTQHSVRELTGLGIQPDILLCRCDRELPEGERRKIALFCNVRPQAVIQALDAPNIYAVPLQYHREGLDAEVLHHFGMAEEAKAPVLERWDDITDRYQNPEGEVNIGVVGKYIGLQDAYKSLNEALVHGGMANRVKVNIRWIDAEIFEKEDSEIAAALEPMDGILVPGGFGERGTEGKIASVRFARERGVPFFGICLGMQMACIEGARSAGIAKASSTEFGPTEEPVVGIITEWMTKDGLQTRAEGGDLGGTMRVGAYPAKLSANSHVAAIYGTDEISERHRHRYEVNGSYREALEGNGLIFSGMSPDGLLPEIVERPDHPWFVGVQFHPELKSRPFNPHPLFSGFVAAALRQARLV; encoded by the coding sequence ATGGCGCGGCACATTTTCATCACCGGCGGCGTGGTCTCCTCGCTCGGCAAGGGTCTCATGGCGGCAAGCCTGGCAGCATTGCTGCAGGCGCGCGGCTACAAGGTGCGGATTCGCAAGTTCGATCCCTACCTGAACGTCGATCCGGGCACGATGAGCCCTTATCAGCACGGCGAAGTCTACGTCACCGACGACGGTGCCGAAACCGACCTCGACCTTGGCCACTACGAGCGCTTCACCGGCGTCTCTGCCCGCCAGGCCGACAACATCACTTCGGGCCGCATCTATCAGGACATCATCGCCAAGGAGCGCCGCGGCGACTATCTGGGCGCGACCGTCCAGGTGATCCCGCACGTCACTGACGCGATCAAGGACTTCGCCCTGGCGGAGACCGAGGACCTCGATTTCGTGCTCTGCGAAATTGGCGGCACCGTCGGCGATATCGAGGGCCTGCCCTTCGTCGAGGCGATGCGCCAGCTGCGCAACGAAATGGGCCGCGAGCTGACCTGTTTCGTCCACGTCACCCTGGTTCCCTACATCGCCGCCGCGGGCGAGCTGAAGACCAAGCCCACACAGCACTCGGTGCGCGAGCTGACGGGTTTGGGCATTCAGCCCGATATCCTGCTGTGCCGCTGTGACCGTGAACTGCCCGAGGGTGAGCGCCGCAAGATCGCTCTGTTCTGCAACGTGCGCCCGCAGGCGGTCATCCAGGCGCTCGACGCGCCGAACATCTACGCCGTCCCGCTACAGTACCACCGCGAGGGCCTCGACGCGGAAGTGCTCCACCACTTCGGCATGGCGGAAGAAGCCAAGGCCCCCGTGCTGGAACGCTGGGACGACATCACCGATCGCTATCAGAACCCCGAAGGCGAAGTGAACATCGGCGTTGTGGGCAAGTACATTGGCCTGCAGGACGCTTACAAGTCGCTCAACGAAGCACTGGTCCATGGCGGCATGGCCAACCGCGTGAAGGTCAACATCCGCTGGATCGACGCCGAAATCTTCGAAAAGGAAGATTCCGAGATCGCCGCCGCGCTGGAGCCGATGGACGGCATCCTCGTCCCCGGCGGCTTCGGCGAACGCGGCACCGAGGGCAAGATCGCCTCGGTTCGCTTCGCGCGTGAACGCGGCGTGCCGTTCTTCGGCATTTGCCTGGGGATGCAGATGGCCTGCATCGAGGGCGCACGCTCGGCCGGCATCGCCAAGGCCAGCTCAACCGAATTTGGCCCGACTGAAGAACCCGTTGTCGGCATCATCACCGAATGGATGACCAAGGACGGTCTCCAGACCCGCGCCGAGGGCGGTGACCTTGGCGGCACGATGCGCGTGGGCGCCTACCCTGCGAAGCTCTCGGCCAACAGCCACGTCGCGGCCATCTACGGCACCGACGAGATCAGCGAACGCCACCGTCACCGCTATGAGGTGAACGGTTCGTACCGCGAGGCGCTGGAAGGCAATGGCCTGATCTTCTCTGGCATGTCGCCCGATGGCCTGCTGCCCGAGATCGTCGAGCGTCCGGACCATCCGTGGTTCGTCGGCGTGCAGTTCCACCCCGAACTGAAGTCGCGCCCGTTCAACCCGCACCCGCTGTTCTCCGGCTTCGTCGCCGCTGCGCTGCGGCAAGCACGTCTGGTCTGA
- a CDS encoding AEC family transporter, whose amino-acid sequence MTSILAIVLPIFALIFAGWLVRRIGVMGPQASSELNRFVVYLALPALLFDIVSGSSWKELWQPHFVAVFTISTMVVFVATILLHARKSGLNADGPVLGLATAYPNTGYLGFPLLLAALGPSSNTLTLISTIIVACVLFAGAIVMIEVRLHVGSHPLRVAAKVAKSLAKNPLIVAPVVAAFFPASGLAVPHPVEVFLKLLGAAASPCALVGLGLFLAQKRPKVERSDARLTSLLVAIKLVVHPALAWLLATTLFPLSAPARHAAVLLAMLPTGTGPFMLAEFYGREAGVTARVILVSTVLSIATISVYLAAIG is encoded by the coding sequence GTGACCTCGATCCTGGCGATCGTCCTGCCCATCTTCGCCCTGATATTCGCCGGATGGCTGGTCCGCCGCATCGGCGTGATGGGCCCGCAGGCATCGAGCGAACTCAACCGCTTCGTGGTCTATCTCGCCCTGCCTGCGCTGCTGTTCGACATTGTTTCCGGATCAAGCTGGAAAGAACTGTGGCAGCCGCATTTCGTCGCCGTGTTCACGATCAGCACGATGGTTGTCTTCGTCGCCACCATCCTCCTTCATGCCCGCAAATCCGGGCTGAATGCAGACGGACCGGTGCTCGGGCTGGCTACCGCTTATCCCAATACCGGCTATCTCGGCTTCCCATTGCTGCTGGCGGCGCTTGGACCGTCGAGCAATACGCTGACGCTGATCTCGACGATTATCGTAGCCTGCGTGCTATTTGCCGGGGCCATCGTGATGATCGAGGTTCGCCTCCACGTCGGCAGCCATCCGCTCAGGGTCGCGGCCAAAGTGGCGAAGTCGCTGGCGAAGAACCCGCTCATCGTCGCCCCCGTGGTTGCCGCGTTCTTTCCCGCGAGCGGGCTTGCCGTGCCGCATCCGGTCGAAGTGTTCCTCAAGCTGCTGGGGGCCGCTGCCTCGCCTTGCGCGCTGGTTGGCCTGGGCCTGTTCCTCGCGCAGAAGCGGCCGAAGGTGGAACGCAGCGACGCTCGCCTCACTAGCCTGCTCGTTGCTATCAAGCTGGTGGTTCATCCGGCGCTCGCATGGCTGCTGGCGACCACGCTGTTCCCGCTTTCCGCCCCGGCGCGTCATGCAGCGGTACTGCTGGCGATGTTGCCGACCGGCACCGGCCCGTTCATGCTGGCCGAGTTCTACGGCCGTGAAGCAGGTGTGACGGCGCGGGTGATCCTGGTCTCGACGGTACTGTCGATCGCGACGATCTCGGTCTACCTCGCGGCCATTGGCTGA
- the add gene encoding adenosine deaminase, which produces MQPIVQFIAGLPKAELHVHLEGTLEAELKFELAARNKLDLPYADVAAMRASYLYHDLPSFLTIFYEGSEVLLQEADFRDLVYAYLNKVASQNVLYAEMFFDPQQHTDRGVPFAVIIEGLTRGRLEAERDFGIRSQLIMCFVRERSAENAMAVFEMALPYKHLIVGLGLDSDEKDNPPAKFAEIFRRGREEGFRLTMHCDVDQLNTHEHIRQAIEDIGVERIDHGANLLDRPELIAAAREKGLFFTVCPFANEMMRPGENQSIARGMLDLGLRLTLNSDDPAYMEGKYINENMLMAHELAGFGPKDLIAVSRNAFDAAWIDDDLRGELQGRLEAYALASIQPMAAR; this is translated from the coding sequence ATGCAACCGATCGTGCAGTTCATCGCGGGCCTGCCCAAGGCGGAGCTTCACGTCCATCTGGAAGGCACGCTGGAAGCGGAACTGAAGTTCGAACTGGCCGCGCGCAACAAGCTGGACCTGCCTTACGCCGATGTCGCCGCGATGCGTGCCAGCTACCTCTACCACGATCTGCCCAGCTTCCTGACGATCTTCTACGAAGGTAGCGAGGTCCTGCTGCAGGAGGCGGATTTCCGCGATCTGGTCTATGCGTACCTCAACAAGGTCGCGTCGCAGAACGTGCTTTATGCCGAGATGTTCTTCGACCCGCAGCAGCATACCGACCGCGGCGTTCCCTTCGCCGTCATTATCGAGGGCCTGACGCGGGGCCGGCTCGAGGCGGAGCGCGACTTCGGTATCCGCTCGCAGCTCATCATGTGCTTCGTGCGTGAGCGCAGCGCGGAGAACGCGATGGCAGTGTTCGAGATGGCGCTGCCCTACAAGCACCTCATCGTGGGCCTGGGTCTCGATTCAGACGAAAAAGACAACCCGCCCGCCAAGTTCGCCGAAATCTTCCGGCGCGGCCGCGAAGAGGGTTTTCGCCTGACGATGCACTGCGACGTCGACCAGCTGAACACCCACGAACACATCCGCCAGGCCATCGAGGATATCGGCGTCGAGCGGATCGACCACGGCGCCAACCTGCTCGACCGCCCGGAACTGATCGCAGCCGCGCGCGAAAAGGGCCTGTTCTTTACCGTCTGTCCCTTCGCCAACGAGATGATGCGCCCGGGCGAGAACCAGTCGATCGCGCGCGGGATGCTCGACCTTGGCCTCAGGCTGACGCTCAATTCGGACGACCCCGCCTACATGGAGGGCAAGTACATCAACGAGAACATGCTGATGGCCCACGAACTGGCCGGTTTCGGACCGAAGGATTTGATCGCCGTCAGCCGCAATGCCTTCGACGCGGCGTGGATCGACGATGATCTGCGGGGCGAATTGCAGGGTCGGCTTGAGGCTTACGCCCTAGCCAGCATTCAGCCAATGGCCGCGAGGTAG
- the grxC gene encoding glutaredoxin 3, with protein MSKPRIEIYTKWGCPYCVAAKGLLDGKGVTYEEYDVTMGGPKRAEMVGRVPGAATVPQVLVDDKAYGGFDDINALDREGKLDAILGL; from the coding sequence ATGAGCAAGCCCAGGATCGAGATCTACACCAAGTGGGGCTGCCCCTACTGCGTCGCGGCCAAGGGCCTGCTTGACGGCAAGGGCGTGACTTACGAGGAATACGACGTGACCATGGGCGGCCCCAAGCGCGCCGAGATGGTGGGCCGCGTGCCCGGCGCCGCCACGGTCCCGCAGGTGTTGGTGGACGACAAGGCCTATGGCGGCTTCGACGACATCAACGCGCTGGACCGCGAGGGCAAGCTCGACGCCATCCTCGGGCTTTGA
- a CDS encoding DEAD/DEAH box helicase, with the protein MNMTFADLSLAPSLLQALAEEGYVSPTPIQAQSIPMLLQGRDMLGMAQTGTGKTAAFALPLLHRLAVDPRPAPKGGARVLVLAPTRELVSQIAAGFESFGRHVQPQVATIFGGVSQFHQVNALKAGVDIIVATPGRLLDLIEQGLCDLSALEALVLDEADQMLDMGFAKPIERIVEALPKDRHTLLFSATMPKSIAALADSLLNDPAKVEIAPPSTTVDRIEQSVMFLDAADKKTALLTLLQAQDIGQAVVFTLQKNIANEVCAFISEAGITAEALHGNKSQGQRERALDAFRAGTVQVLVATDIAARGIDVDTVTHVFNHDLPSLPESYVHRIGRTGRAGRSGFAITLCDAEQRAWLHDVEREIGRTLTVQADHQWHSETARHSTMRAPVLGGGPAKQIKPQKERVRKVWTEEEKLAARAAAKAA; encoded by the coding sequence ATGAACATGACTTTCGCTGATCTGTCTTTGGCACCGTCTTTGCTGCAGGCGCTAGCTGAGGAAGGCTACGTCAGCCCTACTCCTATCCAGGCCCAATCCATCCCGATGCTTTTGCAAGGGCGTGACATGCTCGGCATGGCGCAGACAGGCACTGGCAAGACCGCCGCTTTCGCGCTGCCCTTGCTGCACCGCCTAGCCGTGGATCCGCGTCCGGCGCCCAAGGGCGGCGCCCGCGTCCTTGTGCTCGCCCCCACGCGCGAACTGGTTTCCCAGATCGCCGCCGGCTTCGAGAGTTTCGGCCGCCATGTGCAGCCGCAAGTGGCAACGATCTTCGGCGGCGTCAGCCAGTTCCATCAGGTCAATGCCCTGAAAGCCGGGGTAGACATCATCGTGGCTACGCCGGGGCGTTTGCTGGACTTGATTGAACAGGGCCTGTGCGACCTGTCCGCGCTGGAAGCGCTGGTCTTGGACGAGGCTGACCAGATGCTGGACATGGGCTTCGCCAAGCCGATCGAGCGCATCGTCGAAGCGCTGCCGAAGGATCGGCACACGCTGCTGTTTTCGGCAACGATGCCGAAATCCATCGCCGCACTGGCCGACAGCCTTCTGAACGATCCGGCGAAAGTAGAGATCGCGCCCCCTTCGACAACCGTCGATCGCATCGAACAGTCCGTGATGTTCCTCGATGCAGCCGACAAGAAGACGGCACTGCTGACTTTGCTGCAGGCACAGGACATCGGCCAGGCTGTCGTCTTCACTCTGCAGAAGAACATCGCCAACGAAGTCTGCGCTTTTATCAGCGAGGCCGGCATCACCGCCGAGGCGCTGCACGGCAACAAGTCGCAAGGTCAACGCGAGCGTGCGCTGGACGCATTCCGCGCCGGGACCGTACAGGTTCTCGTGGCGACCGATATCGCCGCGCGCGGCATCGACGTCGACACGGTGACGCATGTGTTCAATCACGACCTCCCCAGCCTGCCGGAAAGCTATGTCCACCGCATCGGCCGCACCGGCCGCGCCGGACGTAGCGGCTTTGCCATCACGCTTTGCGATGCCGAGCAGCGGGCCTGGCTGCATGATGTCGAGCGGGAAATCGGCCGAACCCTGACGGTTCAGGCCGATCACCAGTGGCACTCGGAAACCGCGCGGCACTCGACCATGCGCGCACCCGTGCTGGGCGGCGGGCCCGCCAAGCAAATCAAACCGCAGAAAGAGCGCGTGCGAAAAGTCTGGACCGAAGAAGAGAAGCTCGCCGCGCGAGCAGCGGCAAAGGCAGCCTGA
- a CDS encoding sigma-70 family RNA polymerase sigma factor — protein sequence MANDLPLEHAWPGLMAQAQDGNQRAYRLVLRALVPAVRVRVRRRIFDDVLAEDVVQEVLMTIHRLRHTYDPALPLSPWVSAIVSARAVDALRRQGRSHGREVNDEDMLGAAVDVGASAAFEVMATEREVAGMLSVLPERQRQMVEMVKLREMSLDDAAQESRLSISAVKSLLHRALLRLREHGDQTHG from the coding sequence GTGGCAAACGACCTGCCTCTGGAACATGCCTGGCCCGGCCTGATGGCGCAGGCGCAAGACGGTAACCAGCGCGCCTACCGACTGGTGCTGCGGGCGCTGGTGCCCGCCGTCCGCGTGCGGGTTCGCCGCCGGATCTTCGATGACGTTCTGGCCGAGGACGTGGTGCAGGAAGTGCTGATGACCATCCACCGGCTGCGGCATACGTACGACCCGGCCCTGCCGCTGTCCCCGTGGGTATCGGCCATCGTTTCGGCTCGCGCCGTTGATGCGCTGCGCAGGCAGGGCCGATCGCACGGGCGGGAGGTCAATGATGAAGACATGCTGGGCGCCGCCGTCGATGTCGGAGCATCGGCCGCGTTCGAGGTAATGGCTACCGAGCGGGAGGTCGCAGGAATGTTGAGTGTGCTACCCGAACGCCAGCGCCAGATGGTGGAAATGGTGAAGCTGCGGGAAATGTCGCTGGACGATGCCGCGCAGGAAAGCCGGCTCTCCATTTCCGCGGTGAAATCCCTGCTGCACCGCGCGCTCCTGAGATTACGTGAACATGGAGATCAGACACATGGTTGA
- a CDS encoding DUF1178 family protein — MIVYDLECRAGQHRFEGWFKSSDDFARQQERGFVSCPQCGSGDVDKAVQAPRLARKGNQLAEAPPARRQLPVPAVPPLQAPAPVANAPLPPQAVEMMQALAKMQAEALKSSRNAGESFVKEARAMHYGERDAETIHGQATLGEAKELLEEGIAVMPLPFPVIPPEQTN; from the coding sequence ATGATCGTTTACGACCTGGAATGCCGCGCGGGGCAGCATCGATTCGAAGGCTGGTTCAAGTCTTCGGACGATTTCGCGCGTCAGCAGGAGAGGGGCTTCGTGTCCTGTCCGCAATGCGGATCGGGAGATGTCGACAAGGCTGTGCAGGCTCCGCGCCTCGCCCGCAAGGGCAACCAGCTGGCAGAAGCGCCTCCGGCGCGCCGCCAGCTTCCGGTTCCGGCCGTTCCCCCGCTTCAGGCGCCTGCACCCGTAGCCAACGCACCGCTGCCGCCTCAGGCGGTCGAGATGATGCAGGCGCTTGCGAAGATGCAGGCTGAGGCGCTGAAGTCGTCGCGCAATGCTGGCGAGAGTTTCGTCAAGGAAGCGCGCGCCATGCACTACGGTGAGCGTGATGCCGAAACGATCCACGGCCAGGCGACCTTGGGGGAGGCGAAGGAACTGCTGGAAGAAGGGATTGCGGTGATGCCGCTACCGTTTCCGGTGATCCCGCCCGAACAGACGAACTGA